The Quercus robur chromosome 7, dhQueRobu3.1, whole genome shotgun sequence genome has a segment encoding these proteins:
- the LOC126691906 gene encoding thioredoxin-like 3-3 — protein MEGGSAATTNGNEDSAKKGLDGTGLDLPLNRHGNLKSASSDQSLKDILLQIKSSKTPAVVNYGASWCGVCSQILPSFCQLSNNFPKLSFIYADIDECPETTQHIRYTPTFHFYRDGEKVDEMYGAGEERLHDRLWLHS, from the exons atggaAGGTGGGTCTGCTGCTACTACGAATGGAAATGAAGACAGCGCAAAGAAAGGGTTGGATGGCACAGGTTTGGATCTTCCGCTGAATCGCCATGGAAACTTGAAAAGTGCTTCCAGTGATCAAAGCCTCAAGGACATTCTTCTCCAAATTAAGTCTTCCAAAACCCCT GCAGTTGTCAATTATGGTGCTTCTTG GTGTGGTGTTTGTAGCCAGATCCTCCCTTCATTCTGTCAGCTGAGTAACAATTTCCCAAAGCTCTCTTTCATATATGCAGATATTGACGAATGCCCAGAGACAACGCAGCACATTCGTTATACACCTACGTTTCATTTCTACCGAGATGGTGAAAAGGTAGATGAGATGTATGGTGCTGGAGAAGAGCGGCTGCACGATCGTTTGTGGTTGCACTCCTGA
- the LOC126691901 gene encoding uncharacterized protein LOC126691901, which translates to MSILNASAALRMNFTSPPLLPPSPTFSKIHSDTLATTRITTRRTLVISPSFAVKKETSEPLDKVEEEMEEPRETLLYSFTPLPLFFMAALPGAGAVRSLFGPFVELIKSWNLPGWLVHWGHPGNMAVVLFAMGGYGTYLGFRIRFSDDVEEKAMAKDLHPKLLAGMFFFFALGATGGITALLTSDKPIFESPHAVTGLTGLALLTLQTTLPALFENNPGLRNVHGILGSGIMTLFLVHVALGLQLGLSF; encoded by the exons ATGTCAATACTCAATGCCTCTGCTGCTCTTCGTATGAATTTTACGTCTCCTCCTCTGCTTCCTCCCTCACCAACTTTTTCCAAAATCCATTCTGACACATTGGCTACTACAAGAATAACAACAAGAAGAACACTAGTTATCAGTCCATCTTTTGCAGTGAAGAAGGAGACTAGTGAACCTCTTGATAAGGTAGAAGAAGAAATGGAGGAACCCCGTGAGACCCTGTTGTACTCTTTTACTCCTTTGCCTTTGTTCTTTATGGCTGCTCTTCCTGGAG CTGGTGCTGTGAGATCTCTGTTTGGGCCTTTTGTTGAGCTTATTAAGTCATGGAATCTTCCTGGCTGGCTTGTGCATTGGGGTCACCCTGGAAACATG GCAGTTGTGCTCTTTGCCATGGGTGGCTATGGAACATATCTAGGTTTCCGTATACGTTTTTCTGATGATGTG GAGGAGAAGGCTATGGCCAAAGACTTGCACCCAAAGCTTCTAGCTGGGATGTTTTTCTTCTTCGCTCTTGGAGCAACTGGTGGAATAACAGCTCTACTCACTTCAGATAAACCCATCTTTGAGAG TCCTCATGCTGTTACAGGTTTAACTGGCCTTGCTCTCTTGACCTTACAAACCACATTACCTGCATTATTTGAG AATAATCCAGGATTGCGAAATGTTCATGGTATCTTGGGTAGTGGGATTATGACATTGTTTCTTGTGCACGTTGCTCTTGGACTTCAACTTGGGCTCAGTTTTTAA
- the LOC126691907 gene encoding uncharacterized protein LOC126691907: MEIDKAIRESNDRRLKTKYNNAIYVIKRALTLYSIEEVAFSFNGGKDSTVLLHVLRAGYFLYKEEQSCSNEGLNDFPIRTIYFESTCAFPEINSFTYDAASAYDLQMDIIRTDFKSGLEDLLKTKPIRAIFLGVRIGDPTAVGQEQFSPSSPGWPSFMRVNPILDWSYRDVWAFILTCKVQYCSLYDQGYTSIGSIYDTVPNALLCISDSSSSKETFRPAYLLSDGRLERAGRVKKFSPVCGSFSAVSNGPDSIDLRKNSMLTASVIAVGDEILFGTIEDQLGPLLCRKLHSIGWCVSQATVVRNDVDSVAEEVERQKSTNDLIFIYGGVGPLHSDVTSSGVAKAFGVRLAPDEEFEEYLRHLIGDQCTGDRNEMAQLPEGITELLHHENLPVPLIKCQNVIILTATNIMELDKEWECLIELTRSGGLFEMMEPYISKCLITQLSDVETAQPLSKLCLEFPDLYIGAYRRSRRGPLTISFKGKDQARIESAMEALCKKFHPGVFSETN, encoded by the exons ATGGAGATCGATAAGGCAATCAGAGAGAGCAATGACAGGAGGCTCAAGACCAAGTATAACAACGCCATCTATGTCATTAAGAGGGCCCTGACTCTGTACTC TATTGAAGAGGTCGCCTTCAGCTTTAATGGAGGAAAGGATTCAACT GTTTTGCTGCATGTACTTAGGGCTGGCtattttttgtataaagagGAGCAAAGCTGTTCTAATGAAGGTCTCAATGACTTTCCAATTCGAACAATATATTTTGAGAGCACTTGTGCTTTCCCTGAAATCAACTCATTTACCTATGATGCGGCCTCTGC TTATGATTTACAAATGGATATCATTCGCACAGATTTCAAGTCTGGTCTGGAAGATTTACTAAAGACTAAACCTATTAGAGCTATTTTCCTTGGTGTCCGAATTGGTGATCCTACTGCG GTAGGCCAAGAACAGTTTTCTCCTAGTTCACCTGGATGGCCATCCTTCATGCGAGTGAATCCCATCTTGGATTGGTCATACAG aGATGTGTGGGCCTTCATATTAACTTGCAAGGTCCAGTACTGCAGTCTTTATGATCAAGG TTACACTTCAATTGGGAGCATATATGACACAGTACCTAATGCATTATTGTGCATCAGTGATTCCTCCAGTAGCAAAGAAACATTTAGACCTGCATATCTGCTTTCTGATGGAAGATTAGAGAGAGCGGGGAGAGTAAAAAAGTTTTCTCCTGTTTGTGGGAGTTTTTCTGCTGTTAGCAATGGCCCGGATAGCATTGATTTACGTAAAAACAGCATGCTCACAGCCTCAGTCATTGCTGTGGGGGATGAGATTCT GTTTGGCACCATTGAGGATCAGTTAGGACCTTTGTTGTGTAGAAAGCTCCATTCTATTGGCTGGTGTGTATCACAAGCTACTGTTGTTCGGAATGAT GTAGATTCTGTGGCTGAAGAAGTTGAGCGGCAAAAATCTACTAATGATCTG ATTTTTATATATGGAGGGGTAGGCCCATTGCATTCAGATGTTACTTCATCAGGTGTTGCAAAGGCCTTTGGGGTTCGTCTG GCTCCTGATGAGGAATTTGAGGAGTATCTTCGGCATCTTATTGGTGATCAATGCACTGGTGACCGGAATGAG atggCTCAGTTGCCCGAAGGTATCACTGAATTGTTGCACCATGAAAATCTGCCTGTGCCTTTG ATCAAGTGTCAAAATGTGATAATTCTTACTGCAACAAATATTATGGAGCTGGACAAGGAGTGGGAGTGTTTGATTGAATTAACAAGATCTGGTGGCCTGTTTGAAATGATGGAGCCATACATATCTAAGTGTTTGATAACACAGCTTTCAGAT GTAGAAACTGCTCAACCTCTATCAAAACTTTGTCTTGAATTCCCAGACCTTTACATTG GGGCTTATCGCAGATCCAGAAGGGGACCCCTCACAATTAGCTTCAAAGGCAAG GACCAAGCACGAATTGAATCAGCCATGGAAGCTTTGTGCAAGAAATTCCATCCAGGGGTTTTCTCTGAAACTAACTAA
- the LOC126691905 gene encoding S-adenosylmethionine synthase 3 encodes METFLYTSESVNEGHPDKLCDQVSDAILDACLEQDPESKVACETCTKTNMVMVFGEITTKAKVDYEKIVRDTCRGIGFVSADVGLDADKCNVLVNIEQQSPDIAQGVHGHLTKKPEEIGAGDQGHMFGYATDETPELMPLTHVLATKLGAKLTEVRKNKTCPWLRPDGKTQVTVEYQNENGAMVPIRVHTVLISTQHDETVTNDEIAKDLKEHVIKPVIPSKYLDDNTIFHLNPSGRFVIGGPHGDAGLTGRKIIIDTYGGWGAHGGGAFSGKDPTKVDRSGAYIVRQAAKSVVASGLARRCIVQVSYAIGVPEPLSVFVDSYKTGKIPDRDILALIKENFDFRPGMMAINLDLKRGGNFRFQKTAAYGHFGREDPDFTWETVKLLKPKA; translated from the coding sequence ATGGAAACCTTCCTCTACACATCTGAATCTGTCAATGAGGGCCATCCTGACAAACTCTGCGATCAAGTCTCAGATGCCATCCTTGATGCCTGCCTAGAACAAGACCCAGAGAGCAAAGTTGCCTGTGAAACATGCACAAAGACCAACATGGTGATGGTCTTTGGTGAGATCACGACCAAGGCTAAAGTAGATTATGAGAAAATAGTTAGAGATACTTGCAGAGGCATTGGGTTTGTGTCAGCTGACGTAGGCCTTGATGCTGACAAGTGCAATGTCCTTGTCAATATTGAGCAACAAAGCCCTGACATTGCTCAAGGAGTTCATGGCCATCTCACAAAGAAACCTGAGGAAATTGGAGCTGGTGATCAAGGCCACATGTTTGGCTATGCCACAGATGAAACACCTGAGTTAATGCCTCTAACTCATGTCCTTGCTACCAAACTTGGTGCCAAGCTCACTGAggtcagaaaaaataaaacatgccCATGGCTGAGGCCTGATGGTAAGACTCAAGTGACTGTTGAGTATCAGAATGAGAATGGAGCCATGGTCCCTATCCGGGTGCACACAGTTCTTATCTCAACTCAACATGACGAGACTGTGACAAATGATGAAATTGCCAAAGATTTGAAGGAGCATGTGATTAAACCTGTCATCCCATCCAAGTATCTTGATGATAATACCATTTTCCACCTTAACCCTTCAGGTAGGTTTGTCATTGGTGGACCTCATGGAGATGCAGGACTTACTGGCAGGAAGATTATCATTGATACCTATGGGGGGTGGGGTGCTCATGGTGGAGGTGCTTTCTCAGGGAAGGACCCAACCAAGGTGGACCGCAGTGGTGCATATATTGTTAGGCAGGCAGCAAAGAGTGTGGTGGCTTCAGGGCTTGCTAGACGCTGTATTGTGCAGGTTTCTTATGCAATTGGTGTGCCAGAACCACTGTCAGTGTTTGTGGACTCCTACAAAACAGGGAAGATTCCAGACAGGGATATTTTAGCTCTGATTAAGGAGAATTTTGACTTCAGGCCAGGAATGATGGCCATCAATCTAGATCTTAAGAGAGGAGGAAACTTCAGGTTTCAGAAGACCGCTGCTTATGGTCATTTTGGCCGTGAAGACCCAGATTTCACATGGGAGACTGTGAAGCTTCTCAAGCCCAAAGCTTGA